From the Paenibacillus sp. MMS20-IR301 genome, the window GAAGAGAGCGCCGCCGGCTTCGCTGCGGCGGCGGCAGAGGTGCTGGCCGCCGTGCGCCGGGTGAAGCCGGCGGCGGCGGTGCTCGCCGCGGGGGCACCGGCGGCGTACGCCCTGGCCGATCTGTACGAGATCGGCCTGAGCGGGATCTTCTGCAGCGCGGCTCAGCGGACCGAGGCGCTGCTCCGGGCAGCCTGCCTGACGTGGATCGCCCGGCAGGACAACATTGATGCTGCCGCCGGAGGATGGCAGTAACAGCAATTCCGGCAGCGTTGCCGCTTGTATCCGGCCGCTGCCCGCAGCTGATAAATAAACCCGATTCCGCCAGCAGCCAAGACTGCGAGGAACCGGGTTTATTAGGTTTTCCCTAACCGAGCCGCACAGTCCCGCCGGCAGCGATCCGGCAGGCTTGTCCGGCTGCAGAGATCCAGACTGCTGTAGCAGACGGATTATAGACGATATCCCGTGATGCTGAGAAGCGCAAGCCTTTGACGGCGGACAGGTAGTCGGCAATCTCAATGTTGGTGGCATACCAGATCTCTTCATGGCCGCCCATCAGGCGGGCAAACTGCTCAAGCTCCTCCCAGTTGTCATTATCATTGAACTCATAGCTGTGGCCCCAGACATACAGCAGCTGCATATGGGAAAAGCGGGGCTTCTCTTTAAGGAATTCTTCACCCTTAGCCAGCATCCCGCTATGATGGCAGGTCGGATGCCAGGCCAGCAGATTCTCGGGCAGACTGAAGGTGCCATGGGATTGTACCGTCCGGGAATATTCTATGCCGAATGCCGGCAGCATGCCCAGCACCTGATCATTGTAGTTGCCGAACGGATAGGACATGCCCCTCACCGGATAACCGGCCAATGCCTCAAGCTGCCTGCGGTCCTGCAGAATCTCCTCCGCAATGCCCTCACGGGGCGTCATGGTGAGGAACGGGTGAGTGCTGGTATGCGCTGAAATCTCATGTCCCGCATAGAGCGAAGCTACCTCGCTTGCAGTGATATAGCCTTCCTGCCCGAATAAGCCTGAATTTAGATGGAAAGAACCTTTCAGCCCGTTGTGGTTGAGAATCTCCACAAGCTGCCTGTCATAGATTCTGCCGTCATCCCAGCTTAATGTGAGCGCTTTAGTAACTCCGCCCGGGAACAGATCGAGCTTAATATTCATTCCGTTTCAGCCTCCTGTAACTGTAATATCCTCATTATGAACAATGCCAGAGGCGGAGCCGATTGGCAAGAGCCAGCTGCGGTTAAAATAGGCGATTTACCAGGTTTACTTTTAAGCTGAACGTGTTATGATGTAACTATAAGTTGCATTGAGGAAATATAGTTGCAGTATTGCAACAATGATTATCATTCTCATTTATCATGCTGTCCCGGCGGAGCCGGGGCAGCATGTGTCATTTTAGGGGTCTTAATAATGGCTCTCATTCTCAAGTGCGCCTTGTATCAACTACATCAATTACATCCAGGAAGGTGATTTATTATGCAAGCAACCTCGAAATCCATTTCCAAGCCAATGCCCGAATCCGTCGTACGCCGAGGGGGAGCGCAGCAGCCGCGGACACCGCAGCCGCGCCGGTTCGATCCCAAGGCCATGCTCAGCAACGCCGAGATGCAGGCTGCACTCGGCAGCGGGCTGCTGATGCTGGTTGCCTGGGCAGCCAGCGGCTGGTCAGAGATTCTGTCTGTTGTTCTCTATATTCTCTCTTATACCGTAGGCGGCTGGATCAAAGCGAAGGAAGGCGTGGAGACGCTCGTCAAGGAGCGTGATCTTGATGTGAATCTGCTGATGATTGCTGCGGCGCTCGGGGCTGCTTCCATCGGATACTGGAATGAGGGGGCAATGCTGATCTTCATCTTTGCCCTGAGCGGAGCGCTGGAGAGCTACACCATGGAGCGGAGCAAGAAGGATATTTCCTCACTGCTGGCGCTGAAGCCTGCGACTGCTGTGCGGATCGAGCAGGGGGCCATGAGCGAGGTGGCAATCGACCAGTTGGTGGCTGGAGACCTGCTGCTGGTCCGTCCCGGTGAACTGATTCCAGCAGACGGCAAGGTATGCCGGGGTGAATCAGCTGTGAATCAGGCGTCAATCACCGGTGAATCCCTCCCTGTGGAGAAGAGTGCCGGAAGTGAAGTATTCGCCGGTACCGTTAATGGTGAAGGGCCGCTCTACATTGAAGTGACCAAGTCTGCAGAGAACACCTTATTCGCCAAAATCATCCGGATGGTCGAGGAAGCAGAGAATGAAGTGCCGGATTCACAGCGTTTCATCAAACGGCTGGAGTCCATCTATGCCCGTGTGGTTGTAGCAGCAACAGCGGCTTTGATTGCACTGCCCCCGCTGCTGCTGGACTGGAGCTGGAGTGATACCTTTTATAAAGCGATGGTATTTCTGGTGGTAGCTTCGCCGTGCGCCCTGGTATCCTCCATTATGCCGGCCATGCTGTCAGCCATCTCGAAGAGTGCCCGCAAAGGCATCCTCTTCAAAGGCGGTGTCCATCTGGAGAACATGGCACGGACCTCTGTGGTCGCTTTTGACAAAACAGGCACACTTACCGAAGGGGTACCGCAGGTAACAGATTTCATCCCGGCAGACGGGTATACCCGTGAAGAGCTGCTGGCCGTCAGCGCTTCGATTGAGAAGCTGTCCGGTCATCCGCTGGCGGAAGCCGTTGTCGCGCTGGCAGAGGCGGAGCAGGTAGAACTGCGTCACATTGAAGAGGGCAGATCTGTCACCGGCTGGGGGATAGAAGGAGTGCTGGACGGCCGGCTTTGGCGGATCGGCAAGTCCAATCTGCTGGATGAAGCGGACAGTACTGAACAAGAGGCCGGTCAGCGGCATTGGCGGGCACTGCGCAGCAAGCTTGAGCAGGAAGGCAAGACGGTATCGCTGATTCTCGCCGGAGATACTATCGCCGGAATGATTGCGCTGCAGGATACCGTGCGTCCCCAGGCGGAGACAGCGGTACGCAAGCTGCAGGAGCTGGGGATTAAGGTAGCCATGCTGACTGGTGACCGGGAAGCCACAGCACAGGTGATTGCCGGGACAACAGGCGTAGATCTGGTATTCGCCGGTCTTTTGCCTGAGGATAAGGTATCGCATATCAAAGCGCTGCGTGAACAATACGGCCATGTCATTATGGTTGGTGATGGTGTCAATGATGCGCCTGCACTGGCTACTGCCACGGTGGGTATGGGAATGGGCATGAAGGGAAGCGGGGCGGCACTGGAAATCGCAGATGTGGTGCTGATGAACGATAATATTGAGGAGATAGCTTCTACCATAGCGCTGGCCCGCCGTACGCAGCGGATCGTGAAGCAGAATATGATATTTGCCGTGACGGTAATCGGGGTGCTGATGATCAGCAACTTTGTCCAGGGAATTGCTCTTCCCTTCGGGGTGGTTGGCCATGAGGGCAGCACAATTCTGGTCATTCTCAACGGGCTGCGCCTGTTGCGCTGATCTGCTTCAGCAAGGAGATTAGCGATTCTGCAGATATTAAATTGTTCAAAATTGAATTGTTCACAAAAAAGGCCCTTTGCGACGTGTCTGGCATATTGACATATTCCCTTGAGATGATCATAATAAATACTACATTATAATTATTTTAATTAAGCGAAAGACATCTTCGCCGTCTATCTCAGAAGATGAGAATTTATATGTTTTGGGGTCCCCGCAAAGTACCTGAGTGAGCTTCATGAAAAGACCGCACTTTGTGGGGGTTGATTTTTGGGGTCCCCGCAAAGTACCTGAGTGAGCTTCATGAAAAGACCGCACTTTGTGGGGGTTGATTTTTGGGGTCCCCGCAAAGTACCTGAGTGAGCTTCATGAAAAAACCGCACTTTGTGGGGTTGATTTTTGGGGTCCCCGCAAAGTACCTGAGTCAGCCCCGAAGCCAAAGCCCCACTTTGTGGGGGTATTTTAAGGAGGATATAGTTATGTACAAATCAATTATTGTAGGTACCGGGCCGGCCGGATTGACGGCTGCTATATATTTGGCCCGTGCGAACCTGAACCCGCTGGTCATTGAAGGTCCGCAGCCAGGCGGACAGCTTACGACTACAACTGAGATCGAGAACTTCCCGGGCTTCCCGGAAGGAATTCTGGGTCCGGATCTGATGGATAATATGCGCAAGCAGGCTGAGCGTTTCGGTGCCAAGTTCATTACCGGCTGGGTGAACAGCGTAGAGCTGGGTGAACGCCCGTTCAAGCTGAATGTGGAAGGCATGGGCACACTGGTTACAGATACACTGATTATTTCCACCGGTGCTACAGCGAAATACCTCGGGATTCCCGGTGAGCAGGATAATATCGGACGCGGGGTCAGCACATGTGCTACCTGTGACGGATTCTTTTTCCGCGGCAAAGAAATCGTGGTTGTCGGCGGCGGCGATTCGGCGCTTGAGGAAGCCGGCTTCCTGACACGGTTTGCTTCGAAGGTAACTCTGGTGCACCGCCGCGACGAGCTGCGTGCCTCCAAAATCATGCAGGACCGTGTACGCGACAACGCCAAAGTAACCTGGGGACTTAACCGTACACCACTGGAAGTGACAGCCGGCGACAAAGGCGTGAACGGCCTCAAGGTGCTCAACAATGCTACCGGTGAGGAAGAATTCATTGAAGCCAGCGGTGTCTTCGTGGCAGTTGGCCATCATCCGAATACATCCTTCCTGGGCGGCCAGATCACTACGGATGCCAGCGGTTATATCGTGACGAACCCGGGCACCTCCGAGACGAATATTCCCGGCGTGTTTGCCTGCGGCGACGTACAGGATACCCGTTACAGACAAGCGATTACGGCTGCAGGCAGCGGCTGTATGGCGGCTATGGATGCTGAGAAATATATCGAGAGCCTGGAGCACAGCGCGGTAATTCTGTAACTATCTTTTTTTGAAATGAAGGCACTCCGGTGCTACAATAGATTTCAGATGTTTAACCTTACAAATTAGGAGGAAATCATACTATGGAGAATGTAATTGTGTATACTTCAACCAATTGCCCGCATTGCCGTCAGGTGAAGAGCTTCCTGAGCGATAAAGGGGTAGCCTACGAGGAACGCAATATCGAGCAGAATGATGATTATGCCCAGCAGGTATGGGATATGGGGATGAGAGCTGTTCCGATTACCGTTATCGGCGACACCAAGATTGTCGGCATGAACAAGACCAAGTTCGACAAGGCGCTGGCTGCACTTTAAGCCGGATACAGCACTGCAAATGAATACAATGGCCGCTTCCCTATGGGGGGCGGTTTATTTTGCTCTGTCAAGCGAGAGGAGATGATGACCTGTGTTAATCAGCCTGAGAAATTACTGGGACAGTGACGCCATAACAGGCTTGCTTGCCGAGTGCATGTGGACAGGTAATCATAGAGCGGAAGAAGAGCTGAAAAGATACCGGGCTGCGGACGGCTGTGAGCTGTTTGGCTGTTTTGTGGGCGGTGAGCTGGCTGGCATTCTGGGCGTCCATTGCCCTGTGCGGCCTGAAGTGGAGATCCGGCACCTGGCTGTTAAGAAGGAGTGGCGCGGCCGCGGCTTGGGCAGAGCCATGATAGCTGAGGTTGCCGCCAAAGACAGCATAGGGCTGATCAGGGCGGAAACGGATCAGGAGGCGGTAGGCTTTTACAGGAGTACAGGATTTGAGATCAGCAGCCTGGGAGAGAAGTATCCGGGTGTAGAACGGTTTGAATGTGTTCGCTATACCGGAGACGAAGGCCGGGCATAGCAGCACACAGTCATGTCCGGCGCCGGGTGATGATCCCGCAACGCTTCAAATCTGGCCGCAGGGGCTAGGTATGGGTAATGGACATGACCAGCTGAAAAATAGCATATACGGCTACGCCGCCTGTAATAAGCATGAATCCTGATTTCTTCCTCGACTGGAACAGGCGCAGCACGCCGAGACTGATTAGCGGAGCAATGATGAGCAGCAGCAATAGCACAGTGATGAACATCTTCGCCGTAATGTCAGACGTATCCACATAGGTCATAGACGCTCTCCTTTTCAGAAAAAAGGTTGATGGTGACAAATGTCACACGTGTATTCCTATTATATAGGATTGCTATTCCTTTTAGTGCAGAAAATGCTGCTGCAAATGCGGCGATTTTAAGAATTATCAGAATTTACAGGTTGAGTAATCACCCGAGTTAAAGCCTCACTTTGTGGGGTTT encodes:
- a CDS encoding GNAT family N-acetyltransferase — translated: MLISLRNYWDSDAITGLLAECMWTGNHRAEEELKRYRAADGCELFGCFVGGELAGILGVHCPVRPEVEIRHLAVKKEWRGRGLGRAMIAEVAAKDSIGLIRAETDQEAVGFYRSTGFEISSLGEKYPGVERFECVRYTGDEGRA
- a CDS encoding polysaccharide deacetylase family protein, which encodes MNIKLDLFPGGVTKALTLSWDDGRIYDRQLVEILNHNGLKGSFHLNSGLFGQEGYITASEVASLYAGHEISAHTSTHPFLTMTPREGIAEEILQDRRQLEALAGYPVRGMSYPFGNYNDQVLGMLPAFGIEYSRTVQSHGTFSLPENLLAWHPTCHHSGMLAKGEEFLKEKPRFSHMQLLYVWGHSYEFNDNDNWEELEQFARLMGGHEEIWYATNIEIADYLSAVKGLRFSASRDIVYNPSATAVWISAAGQACRIAAGGTVRLG
- the trxB gene encoding thioredoxin-disulfide reductase, encoding MYKSIIVGTGPAGLTAAIYLARANLNPLVIEGPQPGGQLTTTTEIENFPGFPEGILGPDLMDNMRKQAERFGAKFITGWVNSVELGERPFKLNVEGMGTLVTDTLIISTGATAKYLGIPGEQDNIGRGVSTCATCDGFFFRGKEIVVVGGGDSALEEAGFLTRFASKVTLVHRRDELRASKIMQDRVRDNAKVTWGLNRTPLEVTAGDKGVNGLKVLNNATGEEEFIEASGVFVAVGHHPNTSFLGGQITTDASGYIVTNPGTSETNIPGVFACGDVQDTRYRQAITAAGSGCMAAMDAEKYIESLEHSAVIL
- a CDS encoding glutaredoxin family protein gives rise to the protein MENVIVYTSTNCPHCRQVKSFLSDKGVAYEERNIEQNDDYAQQVWDMGMRAVPITVIGDTKIVGMNKTKFDKALAAL
- a CDS encoding heavy metal translocating P-type ATPase, whose translation is MPESVVRRGGAQQPRTPQPRRFDPKAMLSNAEMQAALGSGLLMLVAWAASGWSEILSVVLYILSYTVGGWIKAKEGVETLVKERDLDVNLLMIAAALGAASIGYWNEGAMLIFIFALSGALESYTMERSKKDISSLLALKPATAVRIEQGAMSEVAIDQLVAGDLLLVRPGELIPADGKVCRGESAVNQASITGESLPVEKSAGSEVFAGTVNGEGPLYIEVTKSAENTLFAKIIRMVEEAENEVPDSQRFIKRLESIYARVVVAATAALIALPPLLLDWSWSDTFYKAMVFLVVASPCALVSSIMPAMLSAISKSARKGILFKGGVHLENMARTSVVAFDKTGTLTEGVPQVTDFIPADGYTREELLAVSASIEKLSGHPLAEAVVALAEAEQVELRHIEEGRSVTGWGIEGVLDGRLWRIGKSNLLDEADSTEQEAGQRHWRALRSKLEQEGKTVSLILAGDTIAGMIALQDTVRPQAETAVRKLQELGIKVAMLTGDREATAQVIAGTTGVDLVFAGLLPEDKVSHIKALREQYGHVIMVGDGVNDAPALATATVGMGMGMKGSGAALEIADVVLMNDNIEEIASTIALARRTQRIVKQNMIFAVTVIGVLMISNFVQGIALPFGVVGHEGSTILVILNGLRLLR